tgtgatcaatactgagatacgtatacactgggtcgtggattgattcaagataatatttatcgatttatttctgtacatctaactgtggacaactagttgtaggttactaacgaggacagctgacttaataaacttaaaacatcaaaatatattaaaagtgttgtaaatatattttaaacatactttgatatatatttatatattgttataggttcgtgaatcaaccagtggccaagtcttacttcccgacgaagtaaaaatctgtgaaagtgagttatagtcccacttttaaaatctaatatttttgggatgagaatacatgcaggttttataaatgatttacaaaatagacacaagtacgtgaaactacattctatggttgaattatcgaaatcgaatatgcccctttttattaagtctggtaatctaagaattagggaacatacaccctaattgacgcgaatcctaaagatagatctattgggcctaacaaaccccatccaaagtaccggatgctttagtacttcgaaatttatatcatatccgaagggtgtcccggaatgatggggatattcttatatatgcatcttgttaatgtcggttaccaggtgttcaccatatgaatgatttttatctctatgtatgggatgtgtattgaaatatgaaatcttgtggtctattgttacgatttgatatatataggttaaacctataactcaccaacatttttgttgacgtttaaagcatgtttattctcaggtgaatactaagagcttccgctgttgcatactaaaataaggacaagatttggagtccatgtttgtatgatattgtgtaaaaactgcattcaagaaactgattttgatgtaacatatttgtattgtaaaccattatgtaatggtcgtgtgtaaacaggatattttagattatcattatttgataatctacgtaaagctttttaaacctttatttatgaaataaaggttatggtttgttttaaaaatgaatgcagtctttgaaaaacgtctcatatagaggtcaaaacctcgcaacgaaatcaattaatatggaacgtttttaatcaataagaacgggacatttcaagttagacacactaatgcaagacctggttcgctaagaccaccactctaatACTACATGTCATACTCCGTCCTAattcgtctggacgaagtcaccaatatctggttccattgcgatgatcgactccaaataatgtatttacaatgagcaaatgtacagcggaagacttctttcgtacctgagaataaacatgctttaaagtgttaaccaaaaggttggtgagttcattagtttatcataaataatcaattcataattttaatagaccacaagatttcatatttccatttctcataaacatacgtcccatgcatagagactaaaatatcattcatatggattgaacacctggtaaccgacattcacaatatgcatataagaatatcctcatcattccgggattctccttcggacatgatataaatttcgaagtactaaagcatctggtactttggatggggcttgttgggcccgatagatctatctttagagttcgcgtcaattagggtgtctgttccctaattcttagattaccagacttaataaaaaggggcatattcggtttaataatccagccatagaatgtagttttaattacttgtgtctatttcgtcaaacatttataaaagcagcgcatgtattctcagtcccaaaaatatatattgcaaaagcatttaaaaagggagcaaatgaaactcacctaatgtattttgtagtaaaaatacatatgactatattgaacaactgaacagtgcagggttggcctaggattcacgaaactatatcatttgtatattcattaatatatatataatcgtaatcgaataaatatacttattattattagtgatataatgtttatattaataacatatatatatattatttgcttGTGAAAACTCGTAATTATCATAATGCTTAAATGATATTTgtcatgtaaaaatattaatttttggtaatacttaatattactaataatgatagtaattatattaaaatttcaaatatattaataatactagtagaaatgatactaatactaatattaataaaaataataataaattttattattttcataataacactaataataataattattatcattataataataataaatgataatttttatcttaatacctatatttgtaataataataattatagttataattctaatgataattataataatgataatcttaatattagtaatattaataataataataataataataataataataataataataataataataataataataataataataataataataataacacctttaatgatactagtagtaaaaccgacgataatactaatatagttgctacaataataatttttaacgtCTCCACACCTAGTTGGTTGGACGTTTCTGACTCTCAGAACATCTGAAAACTTGTTTTCTCGACTGGGTTATTTCTACTCCCTTTTTACCTCTTTCTAATTCACAGATTAATTATCTACACTACGTTCATATTATTACTTATTGCCATTAATTTTTGTGGTATGCTCACTTTGCTATCAATATTAGTGCTGCACTTGCTTCCCTGATATTAAATTCTCTAACTGTTAtactaaaattaattattaattttaaatcaaatatattatattaattagatatTCGATCAATATATACTCACCTCAATTTCATTATTAGCCACAGCAAGCTTACATTGAAAAGCTGTCTTCTCAAGTTTATCTTTATACAAGTAAGAAATTGGTATAAATCTGCCCTTATTAGCCACAACTGGAAGACGAATCAACTGTTGTTGCAAATCCGGTGGAAGCTGACAACAAATTTGCTTTACTCAGTTACTTAAATATTCTGTCACTTTCCTTTTTTGGAGCACATTATTCATTTTATCATAACGTCTGATCTACGCACCCACAATTTCACCACTTATCAATTTGGATCCGATCAATTACTTGTCAATACCTTTTCAATTAGGGCACAAAATTCTCAGATCTGAAGGTAACATAACGGATCTACTAGCGAGGGTTTGTAGTAAACGAGAAACCTCGCCATTTTCGCCGTCTGCTGCCTTGGAGCTGCCGGAAATCACTGCTGCCGGAAATCTCTCCTGCCGGAAACTCCTTGTCCTTACAAGGCTGTGTTTGGCTCTCTGATCCCTTTTCCTTAAGTCCATACTCTGTGATATTTCTGCTTTACTTTTTCGCTGTATTTGCGTATTCATATTCTTGAGGTTTTCAAAGTTgtgtttattaattatatccttgactattattattatactattatattagtgattattattattattattattattattattattattattattattattattattattattattattattattattattattattgttattgttattattatattatatttttatttttatattatattgccACTTCTGCCTTTTCCTTTTTGTTTATTATATAGGGTAAGATAGACTCTAGTCGTAGTGATGGTCACGTGAGGTCATGTCCTTCGAGCTTAGGGGCGGCTAGGTCTAGAAGGGGTAGAGATTTTCGTGTTAGGATTAGAGTAGGTAGTTGGAATGTAGGAAGTTTGACGAGCAAATCCCGTGAACTTGTAGAGACGTTACTTAAGAGTAAAGTGGACATATTGTGTGTTCAAGAGACCAGATGGAAGGGTGAAGAGGCGGTTGACATTGGTGACTACAAGTTGTGGTTTTCGGGTTCCAGAGTAGCTAGAAACGGGGTAGGGATCTTTATAGGGCCCCGTCATAAGGATAATATTGTGGGTGTGGGTAGGTgtagcgataggattatgtcggttaggtTAGTTATCCAGGAGGAGTCTTACATGGTTATTTGCGCTTACGCACCTCATGCTGGTTTAGGCGAAGAAGAAAAAAGTCGCTTTTGGGAATCGTTAGATGAAGTTGTGAGGAGTTGCCCCGCTGATCATCGATTACTTATTGGGGGAGACCTTAATGGACATATAGGAACGATTTCAGACGGATATGCGGGTGTCCATGGGGGCTTTGGGTACGGAGTTCGAAATGAAGAAGGACGCTCCATTCTCGAATTCGCTGTTGCCCACGATTTGGTTGTTGCAAACTCTTTCTTTAGGAAGACGGAAGCTCAGCTAGCAACCTTCCACAGTGGAGGTCATAGTACTCAGATTGATTATTTGCTGCTTCGCAAAGGGGACCTTAGGACCTGCAGAGACTGTAAAGCCCTGACTACCTGGACCTGTTCCACTCAACACAGACTTTTGGTCATGGACTTGGTTCCGCAGAGACGGGTTACTAGGAGAGGGAGACCCACCCAACCTAGGATCCTTTGGAAGAATCTGAATGAAGAGAAAGCCGAAACTTTCAAAGCATCTGTTTTGGAAAGAGTAGAGGCAGTAATGGATACTGTTACTCATGGGGATGCAGATCAGATGTGGAATAGTTTTGCATCAACTATTAGAGATGTCGCCAAGGAAACCTTAGGTGTGGCAGTAGGGACATCGAGAGGACACAAGTCTTGTAGAGAATCATGGTGGATTAGTGATGAGGTTCAAACCAAAGTCGCACTTAAGCAACTGAGGTTTAGGGAGCTCGTTACATGTCGGGACGGGACACGTGATGACAGAACTAGCGCAGAAGAAAGgtataaagaagctaaaagagaagctaagaaggccgTTGCCCGTGCAAAAGATAAAGCGTATGAAGTTTTGTATAGGAAACTAGACTCCAAAGAAGGAGCAAATGATATTTACAGGATTGCTAAAGCTAGGGAGCGTAGGAGGAGGGATATAGATAACATCAAGTTCATCAAGGATGAAGCCGGTCAAACCATAGTAAAGGAAGAtgaaattaggaaaagatgggaagggtaTTTCCAATCTCTTTTCGTGGGTGAAGGACCCGGGCGCCAAGAGGACCCGCAGGACTTGGGAATAGGACATTTCCAGAACAACAATTTCTGTAGGAGAATCAGTCAGGAAGAAGTAAGATCGGCACTACGAAAGATGGGTAGAAACAAAGCTGTTGGACCAGACCAGATCCCAATAGAGGCGTGGTGGTGCCTAGGCGAGGATGGTGTCAGGTGGTTGACGTGTCTTTACAATAAGACGCTTAGAAGTTATAAAATGCCTACGGAATGGAGACTCAGCGAGATTATCCCCATTTACAAAAATAAAGGGGATGCCCAAATCTGTggtaattatagaggcataaaattacttagtcatactatgaagctttgggagagagtgattgagactagactcCGACGCGAAACTACGGTTTCcgaaaaccaatttggtttcatgccagggcactcttcgatggaggcaattcatattttaagaagtgttatggagaagtatagggagaaacaaaagggtctagagatggtcttcttagacttggaaaaggcctaTGATTACGTACCGCGAAagttgatttggaagacccttaacgttaggggtatcccaagtagatatattagaGCTATTATGGATATGTACGATGGGGCGAAGGCCTGCGTTCGGACGCCTGTGGGAAACACAGAGTATTTCCCGATAGAAGTAGGGTTGcaccagggatcggcccttagtcCTTTCCTTTTTGCTTTGATCCTCGACGAGCTGTATCGAGGAATACAAGAGAACATCCCTTGGTGTCTGATTTTTGCCGATAATATCGTGCTTGTATCGGAAACAAAGGATGAACTTAATAGAAGGCTAGAACAATGGAGGGAAGCCCTAGAACAAAATGGGCTACGGATCAGTAGACAAAAGCCGGAATATCTTAGTTGCGAATTCGGTAGAACTGATGATGAACTTAATGTTGGAGGGAACATCAGcattggggaccagatcttgcacccacaagagtcgtttagatatctaggctcggtcctccacaaatcagggaggatagatgaggacgtgactcatcgtattaaggtaggttggttgaagtggagagcagcgaaagGGGTTTTGTGTGACAAGAAGATACCACTCAAATTGAAAGGAAAATTCctcaaggtggcaatcagacctgccatgttgtacggatcagaatgttggccaatgacgaaggcccaagagagaaggatggaggtggcagaaatgaggatgcttaggtggacgtgtggtaaaaccatgctagatatgataccaaatggtgtgtttagggaaaaacttggagtcagtagcatcatcgacaagctaagagaagaacgacttcgttggtttgggcatgtgatgagacgaccacgtattgccccggttaggagagttgaGGCACTCACGGTAGAtggtgtaaggagaaggggtagacctactcgtaggtggatggatagactaagactcgacatgagggagctttcgttgaccgaggacatgacttctgatagggatgcgtggagggctagaataagAATAGTTGAGTAgggctacttttattattattattgttattgttattgttattgttattactgttattactgttattactgctattactgctattactgttattattcttactattacaattattagtattgttattgttattattattattttttgtatcactattattaattattagtgtattagtatttgtattacaaatatttattactattaatatttatatgaactattattattactattatttgtattactattactatcgtttttattagttttatgtatTGTTACTAATAGTATTAAATGAGTATGTTTTTGGTATCTTTGGTTTTGGATGTATGCATGCTTGCTTGGTTGTTTGTACGTATGCACGTAGGTTCTTGTATGTTTGtatgtacgtatgcatgcatgtagGTTTTGTAATGAAGGTGTGATGCAGTTACACACGTTTTTATATGTGAGTTTGTTTTTTATGTATGTATATTTGTAGgtaggtatgtatgtatgcttgttttTTACTTGTCTGCAGGTGTGGTATATTCACTCATGTATGTATGTTTTGCTAATAGGTTTATGTAGGACTGGGTGTTTATGCTATATATGTATGGTTGTATGTGTggctttatgcatgtatgtatgtacgtaggtatgtttcatacttgtacgtaggtatgtctcatgtatttacgtaggtatgtctggtgtgtatgtaggtttaggtatgtgtgtatgtatgtacgtatgtatgcatgtatgtatgatcaagtgattcgcatcgctcggtgcatcttgggaccattatggctgaggacgacttCCCTTGCTCTAGAACTTGGTTGGTTCCTCTTAGTTGGGTGGTTTCGGgggtgtctaccgtaaaggtgcatgagtggtttttggtttgctaagggtggttggctctttgcttgcgcaacaacttccacccggcatgccctcgagttgcggtccacaaggtcttttggctctatttattgaggcaacgacaagcgtc
The window above is part of the Rutidosis leptorrhynchoides isolate AG116_Rl617_1_P2 chromosome 1, CSIRO_AGI_Rlap_v1, whole genome shotgun sequence genome. Proteins encoded here:
- the LOC139849172 gene encoding uncharacterized protein gives rise to the protein MVTWKGEEAVDIGDYKLWFSGSRVARNGVGIFIGPRHKDNIVGVGRCSDRIMSVRLVIQEESYMVICAYAPHAGLGEEEKSRFWESLDEVVRSCPADHRLLIGGDLNGHIGTISDGYAGVHGGFGYGVRNEEGRSILEFAVAHDLVVANSFFRKTEAQLATFHSGGHSTQIDYLLLRKGDLRTCRDCKALTTWTCSTQHRLLVMDLVPQRRVTRRGRPTQPRILWKNLNEEKAETFKASVLERVEAVMDTVTHGDADQMWNSFASTIRDVAKETLGVAVGTSRGHKSCRESWWISDEVQTKVALKQLRFRELVTCRDGTRDDRTSAEERYKEAKREAKKAVARAKDKAYEVLYRKLDSKEGANDIYRIAKARERRRRDIDNIKFIKDEAGQTIVKEDEIRKRWEGYFQSLFVGEGPGRQEDPQDLGIGHFQNNNFCRRISQEEVRSALRKMGRNKAVGPDQIPIEAWWCLGEDGVRYIRAIMDMYDGAKACVRTPVGNTEYFPIEVGLHQGSALSPFLFALILDELYRGIQENIPWCLIFADNIVLVSETKDELNRRLEQWREALEQNGLRISRQKPEYLSCEFDLRNSTMFGHLIKDDGMVI